A segment of the Colletotrichum destructivum chromosome 3, complete sequence genome:
tcctcctcctccttcaacctcgtcctcgtcctcttcttcatcatcatctccagCACCAGagcggacgacgacgccgccgccgccgccgccgcaggacCAGCAGCCTCCGCCGCAGGCGTCCTCGAGCAACCCCGCGGCGGTTCCCGTCGCGAGCGGCAGGCCCGAGAAGCAGCCGGGGCAGCAGCCTCAGGACGACCGCGAGAACGCCGAGAAGCAGTGCATCTGCACCAACAAGAGCTTCAACGTCCAGCTGCTGGCGGGCCTGTGCCAGAGCTGCATACGGAAGTCCGGCAACCGGGCGAACAGTGAGTCTCGGCCCCATCCTCATGCCGCCATGTTGTCACTGATTCCACTGGCTACTTGGAACCTGGGCGCATTCACTGACCTTGTTTTGGCCAGATCTGGACATCATCATGAGCCAGTGCAACTTTGCCGAGGCGGATTACACGCCCAGCAAGGACAGGCTCGTCGATAACATCCGCGTCGTGGCACAGAGGCCTTTCCTGTCGTCTAGCGGTAACGCAATGGGCGACGCCGGCAGGGTGAAAACTGGAACCGCAGCGGCCGCGGCTGTCATTGTTAGTCTCTTGGCGGGCATGGCGTTACTCGTATAAGCGATGCAGAGAGCATCagtcctctctctctctctcgcgaATACTTAATATTTTGACAATGTAAGAGGCGATAAGTAATATTGACAAAAGGGGCGCCGAGACCTCAGCAAAGGGGGGTTATTTTCCACGATATATGGGAATTGTGACTGCTAGGGGAGAGGGTGTGCACACTGTAACGCTCGAAATGTCTAGATCTTGGCATCTTATTATCTAGTATAATCCATATCTATAAACGCCGCGCTCAGTCGCCGGCCATGAACAATTGTATGTTTACACGCGTGGGGGGGGcaggaagggaaaagaaaataTTATAAACTCGTAaacatcgtcatcgtcttggGGTATCGcgttttctttcttgttcatcctctctctttctttctcctttctttcctttccttttctttcaCACTCTTCCCACTCTCTCAAACGCTCTCGACCCAgtcgtccgtcttcttcttctcggccgcgctgtcgacgatggcctcggcctgtgCCTGCTTGTTGTCCTTGATGCGCATGATCTTTCGGCCGTGGCGGAGCCAGTGGAAGGTGGCGTAGCCGACGACGTAGGTGAAGCCGACGAGGGGCACGACGTAGGAGATGcggatgccggcggcgtcgccgatggcgccCTGGATGGGCACGAAgacggcggcaccggcgacggcctggaccatgatgccggcgccgcggcgggtgtgacggccgaggttggcggtgccgagggTGAAGAGGACGGGGTACATGGGCgcctcgaagaagaagatggtcATGAGTACGCCGACGGAGGCGGTACCGGAGCCGGCGGAGCAGTAGGCGGTCAGGGCGATGGCACAGGCGGCGTAGAGCATGAGCAGGAAATCGGACTGGAAGACGGTGGCCAGCGCGGTGGCGACGAAGCGGCCGACGGTGAAGATCATGAGGGCGAAGGACAAAAAGTTGGAGGCCTGCGGGGTGCTGAGGCCGCCGTTCTCGTGGGCATAGTTGATGAACCaggtggcgacggtgacCTGGGAGCCGACGTAGCAGAACtgggcgatgaaggcgaagATGAGGTTGTACTGCTTGTAGATGGGGCCGTGGCCGACGggctcgccgagggcgtcagTGTTGGCCGGGCCGGAGGactcctcgagggcctcctcgCTGACCTCGGGCAGgcgggcgaagaagaagagcacggcgacggcgacgccggcgcaCGAGACGGCGAGGTAGACGTACTGGACGTTGGTCAGGGAGTTGGCGTTGTCGCCCTCGAAGAAGAACTTGGAGGCGATGAGGGGCCCGATGAAGGAGGCGACGCCGTTCCACGACTGGCAGAACTGCAGGCGGGCCGAGGCGGTCTCGGGcttgccgatgacgacggcgtaCGAGTTGGCCGAGGTCTCGAGGGTGGCGAGGCCGcaggcgatgacgagggtgCAGGCGCAGAAGCCGCCAAAGATGGCGCGCTTGTTGTCGGTCGAGAGGGAGGCGTGGGCGACGGGCCAGAAgaggatggcgccgagcGAGTAGAGGCCGAGGCCCATGAGGATGGTGAACTTGTAGCCGCGGCGcttgaggacctcggcggcgacgggcgagaAGAGGAGGTAACCGCCGCCAAAGTACATGACCTGCAGGCCGGTGGACTCGAGCTTGCTGATGCCGAGCACCGTCTGGAAGTGCTTGTTGAGcacgtcgaggaggccgtaGGAGAAGCCccagaggaagaagagggagatgacgagggagagggggaagatGAGGGCCCGGCCCGTGAGGTAGCCGCCGGACACGGCCGGGGCCGAGATGGGAGCACCACCAGCCATTGTGTGATGAGTCTTGGAAACTGGTGAGTGTTTGTGGTTGTAGTTGTGGTTGTGTGGTTGATGTGGTGATAAGATGAAGTTTAGGAAGcaagaggagaggaagatggaTGATACGGGGTGTATAAGTCCTTCCTGAGCTGGCAAAGAGATGGCTGCCTGAGCTGTAAGTGATGATAGAGATAAACCAAACCGAAACTCTACTTAGTCCGGGGAAAGGAGCACCTTTTTATCCAAACACGTTCACGACATGATCTGTGATATTCCCCTCCAATTCCCCCACGGGCAAAGGCCGGGATGCGGGATAGTTCGTTGagccctcctctctcccccgtcCATCCACCCCCGGTGTCATTCCCCATGGGTTGGCAGCTTCGCTTGGATCACTTCTGGACCTGAcgtctctcctctctccgCTAGCGTCCATGTTTGACGTGGGTGAGACTGAGATGGGACCGGGGACCGGGGGCCGGCTCGTAACCTGTTGGAGAACTGGAGAGCATCTCCAGTCTCTTCTGGCCTCCAGGGGTGGTGGACGGCGTGTACGAACGAACCAGACCGACGGAACAAGTAGAGAGAAACCGACGCCAGGCCCCCGGTCCCAGCGAGTCGAGATGCCAAGGAGACGATAGCCAAGGCCCCTCCCTCGCTGGGCAGGAAGAAAAGCCTAGCGCGGACCGGGGGCCTAAGAAACCGAGCTCGTTTGCCACGAAGAGTGCAGACGGGCAGAAGACCGACCCGTGTCGGTCTCGGGCGTCTCTCACGAACTCTCCACAATACGGCCGGTCGCACATTCTCTCGCTGATTCTCGCGGCggcaccccccctcccggaTACCCCTACCTAGATTTCTCGCGGGGTTGAATGGGGAAAGGCGTGGGGTAGAGGAAAGGGACGGAGAAGGGATGGGCGAGCTTGGCAttgcgcttcttcttttttttctcttttccaATATTGATAGCGGCGCGAGACCCCTGCCCGACTTTGACGATGCGGCCAATGACGAGGAGCCTCCGGCGTCAATGCCGGGGCGACCTTTTATGCCTTGTTGGGTAAGCTGCTAGAAGCTTGTTGGAACGTTGTTGACGGGCGGCTGGGCGAAAGAAGGCCGGACGAAGTTGGCTGCATCACTTGGCTTGGCGTGCCGGTATTTTGAGCGAGCTGATCTCCTGGGTGGCGTTCCTTTGGCGTTGTTGAGAATGCAGTGCAAGTCAAGTCGGGTGgacggtgtgtgtgtgtgtgtgtgtgtgtggcgtTCTTGGAGAGAGAGTCGATTGGGCTACTGAGAAGCCGGGCGCGGGATATTCAAAACAAGCTTGTTTGGCGGGTGATGGGTCATGATGCCCGGGGTGAGGTGGTATGGACAGGTTTGACACTAAGCAGTAAACAGGCACAACCGACGTCGGCTGGCCCATGTGCCTGTTGATCATGGATGGCGTCGGTTCCACACatgtgagtgagtgagtgagtgtgtgtgtgtgtgtgtgtgtgtgtgtgtgtgtgtgtgtgtgtgaatTCGCCGCCGCGTgggagaaggccgtcgatgaGTCGATAGTAAGACGCAATATGCACCCGCCAGCAGATTCTGCAGCCTGCTTCCCTGTTGGTGGTTTCGAGTCGGATCCCCCCAagatggagaggaagagcCTCCACAActgctcctctcctctcccccagTCTCCATAGTACTTAGTTTAGTAGTGAACGGCTGGGGAGAACCCCATGGGCAGTCAGTCAGGTTGGGGGACCTTGGCTTGAAGTTTGAACAGCGGAGATGGATGGTCAGATATCCCTCACAAGACCTTGTTTGCGGGCGCACAGATGCCTCTCACTGCTGGTgcccactcactcactctgtgccatgccatgccatgcctcATTGCGGTGGGGAGCTCGCATATGagattgattgattgattgattgattgattgattgattgattaTACTGATTGAGTGAAAGCTCACCGGGGACTTTTCTTCCCCCATCAAGAGAGCAAGGAACGTGGGAGGATACGCTGCTCGTTAGCTTACCATCCGTCCACTCCACGTTCACATGACCATTCATTTCATGGCAGATACGAATGGCGTCGCCCATGCTGAGCCTCACTCTCTCAGTctcgtctccctcgcccccaGTGCCCACCCACGGCTCGGAGAAGCTCccggggggaaagggggcgTCGTCCGTTCCCCGGACCTATCTGGAGGAGTCTGGATCCCGCCTACCCCAGCAAAACAGCAAAGCAGTTTTAGGGGGGTTTCTCCAGCCGCCATAGTATAAGGTCGACCGTAGACTTGATCCAGTCAGTAGGCCTTCCCACCGGTCTCTGATGGACCGGGGGGCCAGTCTGAACAGAGGGGCGTCCAGACCATAACAGTCGCTGTTAGCGTTACAGGACGCGCTCCACTCGATCGGGCCGTTACTCGACGCCATCAGCAACTTTGCATGCCAGATCCACGCGCATGGCTTGGCCTCGACCGCGTCTGACTCGGACTAGGAGCGCGGCCACGTGCCACATCTCGCTTCCCTCATGGCGGCGGGGagctctcttcttcttcttcttcttcttctgttGGGGCACAATTTGGGCGAGATGGTAACGTAAATCGCATCATTCACTTCTCATGACGCACTTGTTCGGACGACAACCCCGACAGCAGGGCAGCTGACACTCCTCATCGGAGAAAAGCTCCCTTCCATGGCGTTGACaccctctttctccttttatttttatttttcttctcctGGGCCGATTGAGGGTTTCATGGATTCATCGTCGCAGGAAACCGCTTGCAGTTGCCCAAAGGCGACTTTCATTCATCATGCGATAGAGCACGCGAGGTTCGTCGCAGAGCCGCCTCGCGGGGGGTGCTCGATGGGTATCCCCTGCCTGCATCAATGCTCAGGGTCGCGTCGGAAACTGAGAACACGCGGGCCTTTTGGAGGGAGGCCGGCAATGAAGGCAATTtagaaagagaagaaaaaaacatCAACCCCGGATTTTTTCAGAGTTGTCGGTTACTGACTTGCTGGTTCCCCGGCATGTCCCTGCCCACGACAATCACCAGCCGAGCAAGCCCAAAGTTGATCTCGCGGCCGCTGCATGCAACGCACGTGTCTCGGTTGGATCAGTACCGCACGGATGGCGGGCAACTGTCATATTACCTCTATTATCGGCACGTAATCAATAAGACGCTGCAGCATGGGCTTGTGGGTGTGAGGATAAATACGCGGGCGACGCTGGACACGGCGGCATCGTGAGCCGACAGACACAGATCGACGTGGTTCATCACCCACCCACCGCAAAGCGGCCCGGATACCTGGGTCGCGTCGCGTCGCGCCGTCAACAATGACCACTGTGGTTCGTCGACTCGCTCCGTCCCGCGTTGCTGGCTGTTCACTCTCTTTGACTTCGCTTGGATCGCCAGCTGTTGCGGTGTGGCTGGTTGTAGTGAACCTGATCTGCTGCTGGCCCAAAGTCGGGCATCCCAAATTGCCGTAGTCCAGTCAATGGACTGAATGCCTTTATTGGCCGATTGGTTCTGCGTTGGGTCCTACGTAAACCGCTTGCTATTCCTAAATCCAAAGTAGGAATGATTCAGAAagggaggaaaaggaaaggCGGCGTTGGCCGAAGGAGAAAAGGCTAGCCGTCTAATAGGTTCAAAGATGCAACGTTTAGTTAGTAGGTGGCTCCAGCTGGAGCTCACTCAGCTCACTCGTAACCTGCGACGCGGGTTCTCTCACTCATCGCACCATGATGTTTCTCGTCCTCATTTGAGACGATGTCCACCAGAATTGAGTGACGGACTACAAGACACGTGCCGCCCACCAGCGACGACTTGCAGTGGGTTCAGGGTGCCTTCGAGAGACATGGGTTGACAGATGAGAGCGCGCGCACGCAGGCAGGCTTTCCATCCGTCCAGTTATCTGGACGCCTAATCTCCTACCTACCGCCTGCATCATCCAGGCCTCAAACGGACGCAAACTCACTCTCCCGGCATTTGGGCATCAAGACAAGAGGCACAGAAGTTCCGACAAGTTGGAAAGTCAAGTCGTAGAAGATGACTACCCCCTAACCCCCGTCTCGTTCGAAATACTCGGTGCTGCTGTATGGCCACTGCGTCAGCTCACAGGTGCCTAAGAGTCAGCATTCACCCGAACCCGTGCATCATCGCCATTCGGGGTCGGATGAACGCCATGGAGAAAACCGATGAGAGCTTTTACTGTGCCTCTTTTGGAAGGGGGTTGAAGCCCGAAAC
Coding sequences within it:
- a CDS encoding Putative major facilitator superfamily, MFS transporter superfamily; protein product: MAGGAPISAPAVSGGYLTGRALIFPLSLVISLFFLWGFSYGLLDVLNKHFQTVLGISKLESTGLQVMYFGGGYLLFSPVAAEVLKRRGYKFTILMGLGLYSLGAILFWPVAHASLSTDNKRAIFGGFCACTLVIACGLATLETSANSYAVVIGKPETASARLQFCQSWNGVASFIGPLIASKFFFEGDNANSLTNVQYVYLAVSCAGVAVAVLFFFARLPEVSEEALEESSGPANTDALGEPVGHGPIYKQYNLIFAFIAQFCYVGSQVTVATWFINYAHENGGLSTPQASNFLSFALMIFTVGRFVATALATVFQSDFLLMLYAACAIALTAYCSAGSGTASVGVLMTIFFFEAPMYPVLFTLGTANLGRHTRRGAGIMVQAVAGAAVFVPIQGAIGDAAGIRISYVVPLVGFTYVVGYATFHWLRHGRKIMRIKDNKQAQAEAIVDSAAEKKKTDDWVESV